A genomic segment from Colletotrichum higginsianum IMI 349063 chromosome 5, whole genome shotgun sequence encodes:
- a CDS encoding MFS transporter has protein sequence MSADEPRHVPNEAPLDVEVVGDSDVEAGEDSKLMKLYSHPWTQIILISFICFCLPGMYNALTGLGGSGQVDSTVAANATVALLSTTAVAALFFVGPILALVGPKIAFLIGGWTYALYSGSLLNFNHNANGPFVIAAGAILGIGSSFIWIVQGAIMTTYVHESQKGRAIAVFWIIFNLGGGVGSLAAFGLNFSSTTGTVNDATYIALMAIMLFGWALGIFICSPKRIRLAQLHAATETENHSMRGLLDMTVATLCNWRVACMLPLFFCANVFYSYQQNNVNGMTFNIRTRSLNGALYWMAQMFGGLLIGLLLDLPMLERPGRARLGWVLLFVTGMVTWGGGYQFQKWQDARHAQGLIQDVDYTQGSISTGPIFLYIFYGAYDSLWQSYCYWLMGTQSNSTGRAAVLVGAYKAFQAAGGAMAWRINAQHTSAMTQLAMNWGLSIGSLVLALPTVLAVTKSTSVTEEAGAEAPSEKTEEKMVEDS, from the exons ATGAGCGCTGACGAACCCCGCCATGTGCCTAATGAGGCGCCACTTGACGTTGAAGTTGTCGGAGACTCAGATGTCGAGGCCGGAGAGGATTCTAAGCTCATGAAACTGTACTCGCACCCTTGGACGCA GATCATTCTCATCAGCTTCATCTGCTTCTGTCTCCCGGGA ATGTACAACGCCCTCACAGGTCTTGGCGGTTCCGGTCAAGTCGACTCGACCGTCGCGGCCAACGCGACTgtcgccctcctctccaCCACGGCTGTGGCGGCGTTGTTCTTCGTCGGTCCGATCCTCGCACTGGTCGGTCCGAAGATCGCTttcctcatcggcggctgGACGTACGCTCTCTATAGCGGGAGTCTTCTTAACTTCAACC ACAATGCAAACGGCCCCTttgtcatcgccgccggcgcgatCCTTGGCATCGGCTCCTCCTTCATCTGGATCGTCCAGGGCGCCATCATGACGACATACGTCCACGAATCGCAAAAGGGgcgcgccatcgccgtcttctgGATCATCTtcaacctcggcggcggcgtcggctccCTCGCGGCCTTTGGCCTCAACTTTTCCTCCACCACGGGCACCGTCAACGACGCAACCTACATCGCCCTCATGGCCATCATGCTTTTCGGCTGGGCGCTGGGCATCTTCATCTGTTCGCCGAAGCGCATCCGCCTCGCCCAGCTGCACGCTGCCACCGAGACCGAAAACCACTCGATGCGCGGCCTGCTGGACATGACGGTTGCAACGCTCTGCAACTGGCGCGTTGCCTGCATGCTGCCGCTCTTCTTCTGCGCCAACGTCTTCTACTCGTACCAACAGAACAACGTCAACGGCATGACCTTCAACATCCGCACCCGCTCCCTCAACGGCGCGCTGTACTGGATGGCCCAGATGTTTGGCGgcctcctcatcggcctGCTCCTAGACCTGCCCATGCTCGAGCGGcccggccgcgcccgccTCGGCTGGGTCCTCCTCTTCGTTACCGGAATGGTCACTTGGGGCGGCGGCTACCAGTTCCAGAAGTGGCAGGATGCCCGCCACGCGCAGGGCCTCATTCAGGACGTCGACTACACCCAGGGGTCCATCTCGACGGGGCCCATCTTCCTGTACATCTTCTACGGCGCCTACGACTCGCTGTGGCAGTCGTACTGCTACTGGCTCATGGGCACCCAGTCCAACTCGACGGGCCGGGCGGCcgtgctcgtcggcgcctACAAGGCCTTCCAGGCGGCAGGCGGCGCCATGGCCTGGAGGATCAACGCCCAGCACACGAGCGCCATGACGCAGCTCGCCATGAACTGGGGGCTGAGCATCGGCTCGTTGGTTctcgcgctgccgacggTATTAGCGGTGACCAAGAGCACCAGCGTCACGGAGGAGGCTGGCGCCGAGGCGCCCAGTGAGAAgaccgaggagaagatggtCGAGGACTCATAG
- a CDS encoding Signalosome subunit → MATSSLNPLISSQKSSELQAVLHPLVLLTISDYITRHTLRSQPGPIVGALLGQQNGREITIEHAFDCHTKEAPEVEGGYLLDPERFGARLEQIHKDRGLDLVGWYTLLAAAGPTPTILPIHHQLLSEFNESALLLGFHPEEVFTHSVGGKLPMSIYESNYEVDDPRAAEADGEDKKMDDGESKLKLRFRELPYTVETGEAEMISMDHVARGAGNATAIEAPKETSAKPKVQLVESGGKRRVVESDDKAHTEAQLSPEEEEMVAALTAKANAVKMLQGRIRLITTYLERLPPEYLSGNEQSATATADGMHTTPSHTILRQIQALVSRLDLVVPSDADAFEKEVLCEENDVAITSRLNDLMQSINGMRDLGKKFGIAETARSRNRGGVPTDFPGYGSSGFNIPGAGDIMM, encoded by the exons ATGGCAACTTCAAGCCTCAACCCGCTCATCTCGAGCCAGAAGTCATCCGAGCTACAGGCGGTCCTGCACCCCCTCGTTCTCCTCACTATATCCGACTACATCACGCGCCACACTCTGCGCTCGCAGCCAGGgcccatcgtcggcgccctaCTCGGCCAGCAGAACGGCCGAGAGATCACCATCGAACATGCGTTTGACTGCCACACAAAGGAAGCACCCGAGGTAGAAGGCGGCTACCTGTTGGACCCTGAGCGGTTCGGGGCGAGATTAGAACAGA TTCACAAAGACCgcggccttgaccttgtcggcTGGTacaccctcctcgccgccgccggcccgaCGCCCACGATCCTCCCGATCCATCACCAGCTCCTCTCCGAATTCAATGAGTCCGCTCTGCTTCTCGGCTTTCACCCGGAGGAAGTCTTCACCCActccgtcggcggcaagctgCCCATGTCCATCTACGAATCCAActacgaggtcgacgacccGCGCGCCGCTGAGGCAGATGGTGAGGACAAGAagatggacgacggcgagtcCAAGCTCAAGCTCCGCTTCCGCGAGCTTCCCTACACGGTTGAGACGGGAGAAGCCGAGATGATTAGCATGGATCACGtcgcccgcggcgccggcaatgccaccgccatcgaggccccCAAGGAGACCTCTGCCAAGCCCAAGGTGCAGCTCGTCGAGTCCGGAGGCAAacgccgcgtcgtcgagtcGGACGATAAGGCCCACACCGAAGCTCAGCTGTCgccagaggaggaggagatggtcGCCGCGCTGACGGCCAAGGCGAACGCCGTCAAGATGCTGCAGGGCCGCATCCGCCTCATCACGACCTACCTCGAGCGTCTGCCGCCCGAATACCTATCTGGCAATGAGCAATCCGCAACCGCCACCGCTGACGGGATGCATACAACACCGTCGCACACGATTCTTCGCCAGATCCAGGCCCTCGTTAGCCGGCTAGACCTTGTCGTCCCCTCGGATGCGGACGCCTTCGAGAAGGAAGTTCTCTGTGAGGAGAACGACGTGGCCATTACCTCGCGTCTCAACGACCTTATGCAGAGCATCAACGGCATGCGGGATCTGGGGAAGAAGTTTGGCATCGCCGAGACCGCCCGGAGTCGGAACCGGGGGGGAGTGCCGACCGACTTCCCGGGTTACGGGTCTTCTGGTTTCAACATCCCCGGCGCAGGCGACATCATGATGTAG
- a CDS encoding Alcohol dehydrogenase GroES-like domain-containing protein, with amino-acid sequence MAPVATGEMAPMHLPVYKSKSSSVTASVLHGPRDLRLETRSIQEPSVGELQISVKRTGICGSDVSYYKKFANGDLCACHPLSLGHESSGEVVAIGPQVTGFKLGDRVALEVGVPCGQCTICRKGRYNLCKKMRFRSSAKSVPHYQGTLQERINHPAAWCHKIPDHVSYEAAALLEPLSVAIHAVNRAKPEPGSTALVIGAGTVGLLTAAMARQAGCAQVTITDVDAGRVEYAVEKGFATHGHVVNSNSGTSTPADPGVMTPASIFSVQSVQGKFEGAKSLAAEILALTKVPEEVDMDCEDDGVDVTFECTGKEVCMQTSLYATRPGGKVVMVGMGTPVQTLPLSVAHLREIDILGIFRYANTYPTGVRLLCAKGNGGLPCLDDMVTHRFKGLHNASKAFELASRTCDDEGKLVLKVVIEA; translated from the exons ATGGCCCCAGTTGCAACCGGAGAGATGGCACCAATGCATCTACCCGTCTATAAGTCGAAGTCTTCTTCGGTCACTGCCTCTGTCTTGCATGGCCCGAGGGATCTGCGATTG GAAACGAGATCGATCCAAGAGCCGAGTGTTGGGGAGCTGCAGATCTCCGTCAAGCGGACCGGCATCTGCGGGTCCGATGTCAGCTACTACAAGAAGTTTGCCAACGGAGACCTCTGCGCGTGCCACCCGCTCTCCCTGGGCCACGAGTCTTCGGGCGAGGTCGTTGCCATCGGTCCCCAGGTCACAGGCTTCAAACTTGGCGACAGAGTCgctctcgaggtcggcgttCCATGCGGCCAGTGCACCATCTGCCGCAAAGGCCGATACAACCTTTGCAAGAAGATGAGGTTCAGATCCAGCGCCAAAAGCGTCCCCCATTATCAAGGCACTCTCCAGGAACGGATCAACCACCCGGCGGCATGGTGCCACAAGATCCCGGACCACGTGTCTTACGAAGCAGCGGCTCTCCTCGAGCCCCTGTCCGTGGCGATCCATGCCGTCAACAGGGCGAAGCCCGAACCAGGATCCACGGCCTTGGTCATTGGGGCGGGGACCGTCGGCCTGTTGACGGCAGCAATGGCCCGCCAAGCCGGCTGTGCGCAAGTCACAATCActgatgtcgatgccggccgagTCGAGTACGCAGTCGAGAAGGGCTTTGCCACGCACGGCCACGTCGTCAACAGCAACTCGggcacctcgacgcccgcaGACCCGGGAGTCATGACCCCCGCCAGCATCTTCTCGGTCCAGAGTGTCCAGGGCAAGTTTGAAGGCGCCAAATCGTTGGCTGCAGAGATCCTCGCCCTCACCAAAGTCCCGGAAGAGGTCGACATGGACTGCGAAGACGACGGTGTCGACGTCACGTTCGAGTGCACCGGGAAGGAAGTCTGCATGCAGACCAGCCTATACGCCACGAGACCGGGCGGCAAAGTCGTTATGGTGGGCATGGGCACCCCCGTCCAGACGCTCCCATTGTCCGTCGCGCACCTGAGGGAGatcgacatcctcggcatCTTCCGTTACGCCAACACGTACCCGACGGGCGTCCGTCTGCTCTGCGCCAAGGGCAACGGCGGCCTTCCCTGCCTGGACGATATGGTCACCCACCGGTTTAAAGGCCTCCACAACGCTTCGAAGGCCTTTGAGCTGGCGAGCCGGACGTGCGATGACGAGGGCAAGCTGGTTCTCAAGGTCGTCATCGAGGCCTGA
- a CDS encoding F-box domain-containing protein, translated as MMASAAESCDKAATASAATTKPLNFLDLPLETQKDIFSHCCQSDLICLALVSRHFRELAAAQLYRNFHIVFPDEDDPSFDSPIDSLAGGLETFVSSDYNYAQHLRDISLDTLSAGDKAEAAYKPYLYSASCGKFMSTLLLLTLRNTKSLETFRWNIRVELSRPVYRALHQIASLKNFHVRMQAGPSLFEIPPPLPYTSSLPPQPTSTQAHWDPLPPFSTVPPPPPPFASMSFSVPPPYNNSNSTSLGPPPPLPPALRPAPRSRRRISANEPATLSGFRKLNSLAVLDIDSLDTITEIKSCVRNSTSTLTKLKLSFSTHLALQSRKPPPDADPDDSDQDDEFQVVPMPTAPGWDEASGPAKAFRAQEERKSQESVLGRIFDVEPFLVKRSHRKTLKGKEKLDAATNTKEAGSPAEAFMNRLREVSTKLMASITDGDADDGSKQEILDMIEKASRKYLEAEEAKSAGATQPQSKSEAGPATSDEDHSAAPAPSTADASTQPAPSIQALEPSTVTDISAIPKANYGTDANPEDINVEEPIAIEETDEPLDLKNDQKKEGSAAAPDITASQAQGAASESPATSRAAAALATQKTNFETLVLRLQYLLSEAAEVHDKLDTLRNANPQDRDRIRSVENQLQGYYRDIDNVRTELNATEAELRDVEKQVNGVATTAHGEDEVMSEYIRSTRGVALKSFSVHLIPVKASVLRAAIDVRVLKRLTLLNVGNQAPIWTMLAKENKVQPLPLRKIFTDNVSITFLTFAGQLEEITELFILERSVKYKPESFAPKTNVVMDQIRRFVLKKHMPTLNKLMIKNDSGSSWDVDEKAMLLICNRGRQLEELAAAVGIRAIHTFMQHISGLVSLRALNVTQFRNDDTCVWVMRETRKFIVDNLCHYPELKLEWISIDDDRVERIIRPPPQTPAAKAEEKKNKKGKSKAGAGSSFGAFGGPGTATGTGGPSVFPPLPLPGWETDSDSDDEDTDIVANTKLETVEGVHFYDVWDVRIFKKEVMAGRL; from the exons ATGAtggcctccgccgccgagtctTGCGACAAGGCTGCGACTGCCTCCGCGGCCACAACGAAACCCCTCAActtcctcgacctccccCTCGAAACCCAGAAAGATATATTCAGCCAT TGCTGCCAGAGCGACCTCATctgcctcgccctcgtctcaAGACACTTCCGCGAACTTGCTGCCGCCCAGCTCTACCGCAACTTCCACATTGTCTTCCCCGACGAAGATGACCCTTCTTTCGACTCCCCCATCGACAGCTTGGCCGGTGGCCTCGAGACCTTCGTGTCGAGCGACTACAACTATGCCCAACATCTGAGAGATATCTCCCTCGACACCCTAAGCGCcggcgacaaggccgaggccgcctaCAAGCCCTATCTGTACAGCGCCAGCTGCGGCAAGTTCATGAGCactctgctgctgctgactCTCAGGAACACAAAGTCGCTCGAGACCTTTAG GTGGAACATCCGAGTCGAGCTCAGCCGCCCTGTCTACAGGGCGCTGCACCAGATTGCGTCGCTCAAGAACTTCCATGTTCGCATGCAGGCCGGCCCATCGCTTTTCGAGATACCTCCGCCGCTGCCCTACACGTCGAGCCTGCCGCCCCAGCCCACCTCGACTCAAGCCCACTGGGATCCTTTGCCGCCTTTCTCTACCgttccgccgccgcctcctcccttcGCTAGCATGTCCTTTTCCGTCCCGCCTCCAtacaacaacagcaacagcacctCCCTGGGTCCGCCGCcccccttgccgccggcgttAAGGCCCGCCCCCAGGAGCCGACGGAGGATCTCCGCCAACGAACCCGCCACCCTGTCGGGCTTCCGGAAATTGAACtcgctcgccgtccttgatATCGACTCTCTTGATACCATCACCGAGATCAAGTCCTGTGTGCGCAACTCGACCTCCACCCTTACAAAACTGAAGCTCTCCTTCTCTACACACTTGGCTTTGCAATCACGAAAGCCTCCCCCCGACGCCGATCCCGACGACTCCGACCAGGATGACGAGTTTCAAGTCGTTCCGATGCCGACAGCGCCCGGCTGGGATGAGGCGAGCGGCCCAGCAAAGGCATTTCGCGCACAAGAAGAGCGCAAGAGCCAGGAGTCGGTCCTGGGTAGGATATTCGATGTCGAGCCTTTCCTCGTCAAGAGGTCACACCGCAAGACATTGAAAGGCAAGGAAAAACTCGATGCGGCTACGAACACGAAGGAGGCTGGCTCGCCCGCAGAAGCCTTTATGAACAGACTTCGTGAGGTCTCGACGAAACTTATGGCGAGCATAacggacggcgacgccgatgacggtTCGAAGCAAGAGATCCTCGACATGATAGAAAAGGCCAGCAGAAAGTATCTCGAAGCGGAGGAAGCGAAGTCGGCGGGAGCGACACAGCCGCAAAGCAAGTCGGAGGCTGGGCCCGCGACCTCTGATGAAGATCACTCGGCTGCGCCCGCTCCGAGCACAGCGGACGCTAGCACTCAGCCAGCCCCCAGCATCCAAGCTCTCGAGCCTTCCACAGTGACGGACATCAGCGCAATACCGAAGGCGAACTACGGAACAGACGCCAATCCCGAAGACATCAACGTTGAGGAGCCTATCGCGATCGAGGAGACAGACGAGCCTTTGGACCTCAAGAATGACCAAAAGAAGGAGGGAtctgccgccgctcccgATATAACCGCGTCTCAAGCTCAAGGTGCCGCGTCTGAGTCGCCAGCGACatctcgagctgctgctgccctggCAACACAAAAGACAAATTTTGAGACACTAGTCCTTCGTCTGCAATATCTGCTGTCCGAGGCCGCTGAAGTGCACGATAAGCTGGATACCTTGCGAAATGCCAACCCACAGGACAGAGATCGCATCCGCTCCGTAGAAAATCAGCTGCAGGGCTACTACCGTGATATCGACAACGTACGCACTGAGCTGAATGCTACCGAAGCCGAGCTCCGGGATGTGGAGAAGCAAGTCAACGGTGTGGCTACAACGGCCCATGGCGAAGATGAGGTGATGAGCGAATACATTCGGTCTACCAGGGGCGTAGCGCTGAAGTCATTCAGTGTCCACTTGATCCCCGTCAAGGCCTCCGTCCTGAGAGCGGCCATTGACGTACGAGTCCTCAAGAGACTGACTTTGCTGAATGTTGGCAACCAAGCTCCTATTTGGACCATGTTGGCCAAGGAGAATAAGGTTCAGCCGCTCCCGCTGCGCAAGATCTTCACAGACAACGTATCCATTACTTTCCTTACGTTTGCGGGCCAGCTGGAGGAGATTACAGAGCTGTTCATTCTGGAGCGGTCGGTCAAGTACAAACCAGAGAGTTTCGCGCCAAAAACCAACGTTGTGATGGACCAGATCCGTCGTTTTGTTCTCAAGAAGCATATGCCGACCCTCAACAAGCTAATGATCAAGAATGACTCGGGATCAAGCTGGGATGtggacgagaaggccatGCTGCTGATTTGCAACCGCGGGAGACAGCTCGAAGAATTGGCGGCAGCGGTTGGAATCCGCGCCATC CACACCTTCATGCAGCATATCTCGGGACTCGTGAGCCTCCGGGCGTTGAATGTTACACAGTTCAGAAACGACGACACTTGCGTCTGGGTCATGCGCGAGACTCGGAAGTTCATCGTCGACAACCTGTGTCACTACCCAGAGTTGAAACTCGAGTGGATctccatcgacgacgaccggGTTGAGCGTATCattcgtccgccgcctcagacacccgccgccaaggcagaggagaagaaaaataaGAAGGGCAAGAGCAAAGCCGGTGCTGGCTCGTCGTTCGGGGCTTTCGGCGGCCCAGGGACCGCCACTGGCACTGGTGGGCCCAGCGTCTTCCCGCCTTTGCCTCTGCCGGGATGGGAAACGGACAGtgacagcgacgacgaagataCGGATATAGTGGCCAACACAAAACTGGAAACGGTCGAAGGCGTCCATTTTTATGACGTTTGGGATGTCCGGATCTTCAAGAAGGAAGTTATGGCAGGGCGCCTGTGA
- a CDS encoding C6 transcription factor translates to MASSFRFFSLPWELRDMVYEHYFAVAGGYVCDSQSFLRGKLRGSGVFSRRIDLDLIFTCRQVAAETKGLPFRANTITFKTVTSQDLGVLAVDFDFVVHYLEKEQDSLFLCGGHYVTSEAHVELKRRYPQFAPLLDRLRADRGYFGFSLAIHHWVIPSQDDMDRLLSNLHETSKLTTERRLILDGIQRFSAVAVAIHFMGSLPAASRMQLRDVVLDEDHEAVALPECHGRGLIPFCQENPQLRIQRRLKLWQNFFPAEKTVQSPKMFMSRMTERVSRWMVEARALPSGGMPAASFSLLLDGSGPVSQHFSHVFQSTVQRHAAWQLAWTASQERRDHLVLSWFDRRGREGFSMRGYYGYFYEDFPAAMRDLVKDDPRSIVRCNFDVGKPWDIGNSIPDHQTWSLSKWNAEWYRQDSQWWDVVSSFCTY, encoded by the exons atggcctcctccttcagattcttttccctcccctGGGAGCTGCGGGACATGGTCTACGAGCACTACttcgccgttgccggtggCTATGTCTGCGACTCTCAATCGTTCCTCAGGGGCAAGCTGAGAGGTTCAGGGGTCTTCAGTCGCCGCATCGACCTCGATCTCATCTTCACCTGCAGGCAGGTAGCCGCAGAAACGAAAGGCCTCCCATTTCGCGCAAACACCATCACATTCAAGACGGTCACCTCACAAGATCTTGgggtcctcgccgtcgacttcGATTTCGTTGTCCACTATCTCGAAAAAGAGCAGgactctctctttctttgTGGCGGGCACTACGTCACGAGTGAAGCACATGTCGAACTGAAACGTCGATACCCGCAGTTCGCTCCTCTGCTCGACCGCCTGAGGGCAGATCGAGGCTATTTCGGTTTTTCCCTGGCCA TTCACCACTGGGTCATTCCGTCCCAAGACGACATGGATAGACTGCTTTCAAATCTTCACGAAACTTCTAAATTGACAACTGAGAGGCGGTTAATTCTTGATGGCATCCAACGCTTTTCAGCCGTCGCAGTAGCAATCCACTTTATGGGATccctgcccgccgcctcACGCATGCAGCTCCGCGACGTTGTTTTAGACGAGGATCACGAAGCCGTGGCTTTGCCGGAATGCCATGGACGAGGTCTCATACCATTTTGCCAAGAGAACCCCCAGCTTCGCATCCAACGCCGGTTGAAACTGTGGCAAAACTTCTTCCCGGCCGAAAAGACAGTACAGTCTCCCAAAATGTTCATGTCGAGAATGACCGAGCGTGTCTCGAGATGGATGGTGGAAGCCCGGGCTCTCCCCTCCGGCGGCATGCCCGCCGCGTCTTTCTCCTTGCTTCTCGACGGCAGCGGCCCCGTTTCGCAGCACTTCTCCCACGTCTTCCAGTCGACAGTCCAGCGGCATGCTGCGTGGCAGCTAGCGTGGACGGCATCACAGGAGCGTCGTGACCATCTGGTGCTTTCCTGGTTCGATCGGcgcgggagggaggggttcTCTATGAGGGGGTATTATGGATACTTCTATGAGGATTTCCCGGCAGCCATGAGAGACCTTGTCAAAGACGACCCCAGGTCGATTGTTCGCTGCAACTTCGACGTCGGTAAACCTTGGGACATAGGAAACAGCATTCCGGATCATCAGACTTGGAGTCTCTCTAAGTGGAACGCCGAGTGGTACCGTCAGGACAGCCAGTGGTGGGACGTGGTCTCCTCCTTTTGCACTTATTGA
- a CDS encoding Vacuolar protein sorting-associated protein 17 — MDYSASISDEAGASPWGNSPGSSPRPNQSNFATLGADPSGNPPDSPFPYTPSPGNATPQDQENFGGEHYRRPGTASTQSATEVETQDSRTEVGSEARTSADSPGPELPQKSQEQGGPPNVGGQARQDQQPRKPQQPQFRLQAKITGLERTGKKDPILRFDVHTNLPRFRTTQYRDVRRFHSEFVKLAEHLISANPECLVPTVPPAVTSAGAGTDEDEARVKALLQRWFNYVCSNEVLMRDDEMVLFVESDFGYSPMVKMKQPATGVRRKILKQFAPPPDDTPELQEARPIVKLFYLGTMDAGHKVDKLVKSRRGLGLAESDFGVKLGAMHIQEPHQGLANAYRKLGKIVQTVGDYHAAQATAEATTIGDPFQYHSQDSFVVKESLTNRQILIREFLQAQENTRSKLNAADRLKASSNVRREKVDEAITALDDARQNETYLYQKTTRVTQNLVQERRKWFARTAADLRLSIREYVIREIEAERRALAVLESVRPDIRAIDASGGLSRLGRESHPPVRRASVAASQGPKGDAWSGVPRRTDTLNRSVSGSLMPGLPEEADGDNGPGAGQNQGLGAAGGRASLAGVAEEDDEDRVDARNAASRLATSTF; from the exons ATGGACTACAGCGCCTCCATCAGCGACGAGGCTGGTGCATCGCCATGGGGCAACTCACCGGGCTCCTCCCCCCGGCCCAACCAATCCAACTTCGCTACCCTCGGTGCTGACCCGAGCGGCAACCCGCCCGACTCCCCCTTTCCCTACACACCGAGTCCCGGCAACGCAACCCCACAGGACCAGGAGAacttcggcggcgagcatTACAGACGGCCCGGCACCGCGAGCACCCAGTCGGCGACCGAGGTGGAAACACAAGATTCGAGGACCGAAGTCGGCTCAGAAGCCCGGACTAGCGCCGACAGCCCTGGGCCCGAGCTGCCACAGAAATCGCAGGAGCAGGGAGGTCCGCCCAACGTGGGCGGCCAGGCCCGTCAGGACCAGCAGCCTCGCAagcctcagcagcctcagTTCAGGCTTCAGGCCAAGATCACCGGCCTCGAGCGTACCGGAAAGAAGGACCCCATCTTGCGATTTGACGTTCAT ACCAACCTTCCGAGGTTCCGCACTACCCAGTACCGCGATGTGCGCCGCTTCCACTCGGAATTTGTCAAGCTTGCGGAGCATCTCATCTCGGCGAACCCCGAGTGTTTGGTGCCGACGGTGCCACCCGCCGTAACATCGGCTGGCGCCGGTacggacgaggacgaggcccgCGTCAAGGCCTTGCTGCAACGGTGGTTCAACTACGTGTGCAGCAACGAAGTCCTTATGAGGGACGACGAAATGGTACTCTTCGTAGAGAGCGATTTCGGCTACAGTCCCATGGTCAAGATGAAGCAGCCGGCGACGGGCGTGCGCAGAAAGATCCTGAAGCAGTTTGCGCCTCCGCCAGATGACACCCCGGAGCTGCAGGAGGCTCGCCCGATCGTGAAGCTCTTCTACTTGGGGACAATGGATGCTGGCCACAAGGTCGATAAGCTTGTCAAGTCTCGTCGAG GTCTCGGATTGGCCGAGTCCGACTTTGGCGTCAAGCTCGGCGCAATGCATATCCAAGAGCCCCATCAAGGTCTCGCCAACGCCTACCGGAAGCTCGGTAAGATTGTGCAGACGGTTGGCGACTACCACGCCGCCCAGGCCACGGCAGAAGCGACTACGATCGGCGACCCCTTCCAGTACCACTCACAGGACTCATTCGTCGTTAAGGAGTCGCTCACAAACCGACAAATTCTCATTCGCGAGTTCCTCCAAGCACAGGAAAACACGCGCAGCAagctcaacgccgccgaccgTCTCAAGGCAAGCTCCAACGTCAGACGGGAAAAGGTTGATGAGGCCATTACCGCTCTCGATGACGCGCGTCAGAATGAGACCTACCTCTATCAGAAGACTACCCGTGTCACCCAAAACCTCGTACAGGAGCGCCGAAAATGGTTTgcgagaacggcggcggaccTGCGGCTCAGCATTAGGGAGTATGTCATTCGCGAGATCGAGGCGGAACGACGTGCTCTTGCCGTGTTGGAGAGCGTGAGGCCTGACATTCGCGCCATCGATGCATCCGGCGGTCTGAGTCGACTCGGACGCGAATCTCACCCTCCCGTGAGGAGGGCCAGCGTGGCAGCCAGCCAAGGACCCAAGGGGGATGCATGGAGCGGTGTTCCACGACGCACCGATACGCTCAACCGCAGCGTGTCCGGCAGTCTGATGCCTGGCCTCCCTGAGGAGGCAGACGGCGACAATGGACCAGGTGCAGGGCAGAATCAGGGCCTCGGCGCAGCGGGCGGCCGGGCGAGTCTGGCCGGTGtggcagaagaagacgacgaggaccgaGTGGATGCGAGAAACGCGGCAAGCCGATTGGCGACCAGCACCTTTTAA
- a CDS encoding Cyclin — MAHMTNPLATAEQLYKRNSFSSLPADLQDVIFYSTQCLTQAAGVLLDLPQSTTAQANVLLARYWLVESPMAAEFSDVSAAALYLVCKMGPLPRTTRDISNVYAYLLSPASPLFRGEPPDPTVRRPDPTTYYQADGEYAAFQTRMLAAEARILWALGFDTAVALPHALAVTYLQALDFLGKPKAEMAGRVVAHLNTALLSPQMLYLTHQPHALATAAVYIAAREAGAKMPEVAWWEVFDVEREELGFLVVGMRSLEGWVRSLKETGLLTRGMLTRSGIEREARRRAGEGDEEDEIMALMDQKTV, encoded by the exons ATGGCGCACATGACGAAcccattggcgacggccgagCAGCTCTACAAGCGCAACTCCTTCAGCTCGCTCCCGGCCGACCTGCAGGATGTCATCTTCTACTCGACGCAGTGCCTGACCCAGGCGGCTGGCGTGCTGCTCGACTTGCCACAGTCGACCACGGCGCAAGCAAACGTCCTCCTGGCGCGGTACTGGCTCGTCGAGTCGCCAATGGCGGCGGAATTCAGC GACGTATCCGCCGCAGCTCTCTACCTAGTCTGCAAGATGGGACCGCTCCCGCGCACGACCCGCGACATCTCAAATGTGTACGCCTACCTACTCTCGCCCGCGTCGCCCCTCTTCCGCGGCGAGCCCCCAGACCCTACTGTGCGCCGCCCGGATCCGACGACGTACTACCAGGCGGACGGCGAGTACGCCGCCTTCCAGACGCGGATGCTGGCGGCCGAAGCGCGGATCCTCTGGGCCCTCGGGTTCGACACGGCGGTGGCACTGCCCCACGCACTGGCTGTGACGTACCTCCAGGCGCTGGACTTCCTGGGGAAGcccaaggccgagatggccggcCGCGTGGTGGCGCACCTGAACACGGCGCTGCTGAGCCCGCAGATGCTATACCTCACGCACCAACCCCACGCGCtggcgacggcagcagtGTATATCGCGGCCAGGGAGGCTGGCGCCAAGATGCCCGAGGTGGCCTGGTGGGAGGTGTTTGATGTCGAGAGGGAGGAGCTCGGTTTTTTGGTTGTGGGGATGCGAAGTCTTGAGGGCTGGGTGAGGAGCCTGAAGGAGACTGGCCTGCTGACCCGCGGAATGCTCACGAGAAGTGGGATCGAGAGAGAAGCGAGGAGACGGGCCGgagagggcgacgaggaggatgagattATGGCGCTGATGGACCAGAAAACGGTCTAA